A stretch of the Clostridium fungisolvens genome encodes the following:
- the rseP gene encoding RIP metalloprotease RseP, translating to MYIVFAVIAFSLLILIHELGHFTLAKLNGVKVDEFSIGMGPKLFSIKGKETEYMIKALPIGGYVKMYGEEETTSDNRGFLSKSPLQRISIIFAGAFMNYVLAIVLFSIFTFHNGYAIPVVKDVVKDSPAAKAGLMQGDQITKVNNSTVLTKDDLTYEIAMSKGNAVDVQLKRGSETKNFSIVPTKNSDGILMIGITNDFVENPSVFQSVKYSFKGTASWVKQTFSALKTIFTGKANLKTDVGGPVTIVKMTGTAAKSGIITLVWFTAYLSVQLAVFNLLPFPALDGGWIIMLLFELITRKKVPDKVVGALNFVGFSLLMLLMLLVTVKDILFPVNL from the coding sequence GTGTATATAGTTTTTGCAGTTATTGCATTTAGTTTATTAATATTAATTCACGAACTTGGACACTTTACTTTAGCAAAGCTCAATGGGGTAAAGGTAGATGAATTTTCTATAGGGATGGGACCTAAACTCTTCAGTATTAAGGGGAAAGAAACAGAATATATGATTAAGGCTCTACCTATAGGTGGCTATGTTAAGATGTACGGTGAAGAAGAAACAACTAGTGATAATAGAGGGTTTTTATCTAAATCACCACTTCAAAGAATATCAATAATATTTGCTGGTGCTTTTATGAATTATGTTCTAGCAATAGTTTTATTTAGTATTTTTACATTTCACAATGGATATGCAATACCTGTTGTAAAGGATGTTGTGAAAGACTCTCCAGCAGCTAAAGCAGGATTGATGCAAGGTGACCAAATAACTAAAGTGAATAATTCAACAGTGCTGACTAAAGATGATTTAACCTACGAGATAGCCATGTCAAAGGGTAATGCCGTAGATGTTCAGTTAAAAAGAGGAAGCGAAACTAAAAATTTTAGTATAGTACCAACTAAAAATAGTGATGGAATATTAATGATAGGTATAACTAATGATTTTGTTGAGAACCCTTCTGTATTTCAAAGTGTTAAGTATAGCTTCAAGGGAACAGCTTCATGGGTTAAGCAAACATTTTCTGCTTTAAAGACAATTTTCACTGGAAAAGCTAACTTAAAAACTGATGTTGGTGGACCTGTTACTATAGTTAAAATGACAGGAACTGCAGCTAAAAGTGGTATAATAACTTTAGTATGGTTTACAGCATACTTAAGTGTTCAGCTAGCAGTATTTAATCTATTGCCATTTCCTGCACTTGATGGAGGATGGATTATTATGTTATTATTTGAACTGATAACAAGAAAGAAAGTTCCTGATAAAGTTGTAGGTGCATTAAACTTTGTGGGATTTTCACTACTTATGCTGTTGATGCTTTTAGTAACAGTTAAGGATATATTGTTCCCAGTTAATTTGTAG
- the nusA gene encoding transcription termination factor NusA, with protein sequence MNEEFIGALKEIVKEKGISEDLIFTTLEDALVAAYKKNYANSTTAAQNVRVSMNRETGEIHVYAQKSIVDFVYDEVSEISIDEAKEIDPRYEIDDVVEIEVTPRNFGRVAAQLAKQVVIQRIKEAERNIIYNEFIQKEFDIITGTIIRKDKGNVFVDLGRIEAILGPNEQMAGEEYNFNEKLKLYIVEVKNTSKGAQVLVSRTHPGLVKRLFELEVPEIFEGVVEIKSIAREAGSRTKIAVNTTDESVDPMGACVGPKGSRVQNIVNELKNEKIDIIKWSKLPEEYIANALSPAKVLDVAIDEDNKSAKVVVDDNQLSLAIGKEGQNVRLAAKLTGWKIDIKSKSQTE encoded by the coding sequence ATGAATGAAGAATTTATAGGTGCATTGAAAGAGATTGTAAAAGAAAAGGGGATAAGTGAAGATCTTATTTTTACAACTTTAGAAGATGCTCTTGTAGCTGCATATAAGAAGAATTATGCAAATTCTACTACTGCAGCGCAGAATGTAAGAGTAAGTATGAACAGGGAAACTGGTGAAATCCATGTTTATGCACAAAAATCAATTGTTGATTTTGTTTATGACGAAGTGTCAGAAATATCAATTGATGAGGCAAAAGAGATTGATCCTAGATATGAAATAGATGATGTTGTTGAAATAGAAGTAACTCCAAGAAACTTTGGAAGGGTAGCAGCGCAACTTGCAAAACAAGTAGTAATCCAAAGAATTAAGGAAGCAGAAAGAAATATTATCTATAATGAATTCATTCAAAAAGAATTTGATATAATCACTGGAACAATAATTAGAAAAGATAAAGGCAATGTTTTTGTTGATTTAGGAAGAATAGAAGCAATTCTAGGACCTAATGAGCAAATGGCTGGTGAGGAATATAATTTTAATGAAAAGTTAAAACTTTACATTGTAGAAGTAAAAAACACTTCAAAAGGTGCTCAAGTTTTAGTTTCAAGAACTCATCCAGGACTTGTAAAAAGACTTTTTGAGTTAGAAGTTCCTGAAATTTTTGAAGGTGTAGTAGAAATTAAGAGTATTGCAAGAGAAGCAGGTTCAAGAACTAAGATTGCAGTAAATACAACTGATGAATCTGTTGATCCTATGGGAGCTTGTGTTGGACCAAAGGGGTCAAGAGTTCAAAACATAGTTAATGAGTTAAAAAATGAAAAAATTGATATCATTAAATGGAGTAAGTTACCTGAAGAATATATAGCTAATGCTTTAAGTCCAGCTAAAGTTTTAGATGTTGCAATTGATGAAGATAATAAATCTGCTAAGGTAGTTGTAGATGACAATCAATTATCACTTGCTATAGGTAAGGAAGGCCAAAATGTAAGATTAGCTGCTAAGCTTACTGGCTGGAAGATTGATATTAAAAGCAAGTCTCAGACTGAATAG
- the ispG gene encoding flavodoxin-dependent (E)-4-hydroxy-3-methylbut-2-enyl-diphosphate synthase, giving the protein MDRKQTKKVRVGSVFLGGDSPVSVQSMTNTDTRDVKSTIEQIKRLEEAGCDIVRCAVPDMEAAAAINDIVKGINIPLVADIHFDYRLALEAIKNGVSALRINPGNIGSADRVRLVAEAAKSREIPIRIGVNSGSLEKELLKKYGSPTPEALVESALGHVRILEDMNFNDIVISIKSADVLKMIDSYRLMSQNVNYPLHLGVTEAGTLWRGTIKSSIGIGTLLSEGIGDTIRVSLTGDPVEEIKVGREILKTFGYVKSGIQFISCPTCGRTKIDLINIAEQVESKLASCKKNIKVAIMGCVVNGPGEAREADIGIAGGNGEGLIFKKGEIVRKVDEKDLVNELIKEIENF; this is encoded by the coding sequence ATGGACAGAAAGCAAACAAAAAAAGTTAGAGTTGGAAGTGTATTTTTAGGTGGAGATTCACCCGTATCAGTGCAGTCTATGACTAACACAGATACTAGAGATGTTAAAAGTACTATAGAACAGATAAAAAGACTTGAAGAGGCTGGTTGTGATATAGTTAGGTGTGCAGTACCAGATATGGAAGCTGCAGCAGCTATTAATGATATAGTAAAAGGTATCAATATTCCATTAGTAGCTGATATTCATTTTGATTATAGATTAGCACTAGAAGCTATAAAAAATGGAGTATCGGCACTTAGAATAAATCCTGGAAATATAGGAAGCGCTGATAGAGTTAGACTTGTGGCTGAAGCTGCAAAGTCAAGAGAGATTCCTATAAGAATTGGAGTTAATTCGGGATCACTTGAAAAAGAATTGCTGAAAAAATACGGAAGTCCAACTCCTGAGGCTCTAGTAGAAAGCGCTCTTGGACATGTAAGAATACTGGAAGATATGAATTTTAATGATATAGTAATATCAATAAAATCGGCAGATGTATTAAAGATGATTGACAGCTATAGGCTTATGTCTCAGAATGTCAATTATCCTCTTCACCTAGGTGTTACTGAAGCCGGAACATTATGGAGAGGCACTATTAAGTCAAGCATAGGTATCGGCACATTGCTTTCTGAAGGAATTGGTGATACCATCAGAGTATCTTTGACAGGAGACCCTGTTGAAGAAATTAAAGTTGGACGTGAAATACTTAAAACTTTCGGATATGTTAAATCAGGAATACAATTTATATCTTGTCCGACATGCGGAAGAACAAAAATTGATTTGATAAATATAGCAGAGCAAGTAGAGAGTAAGCTAGCATCTTGCAAGAAAAATATAAAAGTAGCTATAATGGGATGTGTTGTTAATGGCCCTGGTGAAGCTAGAGAAGCCGATATTGGAATAGCTGGAGGAAATGGTGAGGGCTTAATATTCAAAAAAGGTGAAATAGTTAGAAAAGTTGATGAAAAAGATCTAGTTAATGAATTAATTAAAGAAATTGAAAATTTTTAA
- the rimP gene encoding ribosome maturation factor RimP, with amino-acid sequence MKKDALLENLNNLCKPVVDELGYELYYVEFVKENNEYYLRIYIDKPEGISLADCEKVSRRISDILDEKDPITDPYYLEVSSPGLNRQLFTEEHYKRFVGSEVFVKFTKNVDGKKNVKGILEEVTDDTLVIAENSEKFTVPKDKIKSVNIEGEI; translated from the coding sequence ATGAAAAAAGATGCACTTTTAGAAAATTTAAATAACCTTTGCAAGCCTGTTGTAGATGAACTTGGATATGAACTTTATTACGTTGAGTTTGTAAAGGAAAACAATGAATACTACTTAAGGATATATATCGATAAGCCAGAAGGTATATCTCTAGCTGACTGTGAGAAAGTAAGTAGGAGAATAAGTGATATTCTAGATGAAAAGGATCCTATAACAGATCCATATTATTTAGAAGTTTCTTCGCCTGGACTTAATAGACAGTTATTTACTGAAGAGCACTATAAAAGATTTGTTGGCTCGGAGGTTTTTGTAAAGTTCACTAAAAATGTTGATGGTAAAAAAAATGTTAAAGGTATACTTGAAGAAGTAACAGATGATACATTAGTTATCGCAGAAAACAGTGAGAAATTTACTGTTCCTAAAGATAAAATAAAGTCTGTAAACATCGAAGGGGAGATTTAG
- the dxr gene encoding 1-deoxy-D-xylulose-5-phosphate reductoisomerase, with translation MKNIAILGATGSIGTQTLDVLRFHKDDFNLIGISAHRSTQSIMNIIDEFLPKTVAMTDFEAYNIILDYCTKKGYDIEVNFGIEGLNKVATRREVDIVVTSVVGMVGLEPTLNAIWAGKTIALANKETLVVAGELVMSEAKKNNVTILPVDSEHSAIFQSLQGNKMNKIDKILLTASGGPFRGKKIDDLSAVTLEDALKHPNWSMGPKITIDSSTLMNKGLEVIEAHWLFNCDYDKIEVVVHPQSVIHSMVQYEDGAVIAQLGTPDMKLPIQYALNYPSRKSNIGGTLDFKTLRTLTFETPDLQTFKCLDLAFKAGKLGKLMPCILNAANEACVSLFLNNRIEFLQIGDVVEECMNKFDYNKEVTLENVKSIDKEVRDYVFKKYE, from the coding sequence ATGAAAAATATAGCAATATTAGGGGCAACTGGTTCTATAGGAACACAAACTTTAGATGTATTAAGATTTCATAAAGATGATTTTAACTTAATAGGGATAAGTGCACACAGAAGTACTCAGAGTATTATGAATATAATAGATGAATTTTTGCCTAAAACAGTAGCTATGACAGATTTCGAAGCTTATAACATAATTTTGGATTATTGTACTAAAAAAGGGTATGATATAGAAGTAAACTTTGGTATCGAGGGCTTGAATAAAGTTGCAACCCGTAGAGAAGTGGACATTGTTGTTACTTCTGTTGTTGGTATGGTAGGATTAGAACCAACTTTGAATGCCATTTGGGCTGGGAAAACTATAGCGTTAGCAAACAAAGAGACCTTAGTGGTTGCTGGTGAATTAGTTATGTCAGAAGCGAAAAAGAACAATGTTACTATACTTCCTGTAGACTCAGAACATAGTGCAATCTTTCAAAGTCTTCAAGGAAATAAAATGAACAAAATAGATAAAATATTACTTACTGCTTCAGGTGGGCCTTTCAGAGGAAAAAAAATAGATGATTTAAGTGCTGTTACTTTAGAAGATGCATTAAAACATCCTAATTGGTCAATGGGACCAAAGATAACAATTGATTCTTCTACGCTTATGAATAAAGGTCTGGAAGTAATCGAGGCGCATTGGCTTTTTAATTGTGATTATGACAAGATAGAGGTAGTTGTACATCCTCAATCAGTTATCCACTCTATGGTTCAATATGAAGATGGAGCCGTAATTGCGCAACTTGGAACTCCAGACATGAAGTTACCTATCCAATATGCATTAAATTATCCGAGTAGGAAAAGTAATATTGGAGGAACGTTAGATTTTAAAACTTTGCGCACTTTAACATTTGAAACTCCAGATTTGCAAACCTTTAAATGCCTTGATCTTGCATTTAAAGCTGGAAAGCTTGGAAAACTTATGCCTTGTATACTTAATGCTGCAAATGAGGCATGTGTAAGTTTATTTTTGAACAATAGAATTGAATTTTTACAAATAGGAGATGTTGTTGAAGAATGTATGAATAAGTTCGACTACAACAAAGAAGTAACCTTAGAAAATGTAAAGTCTATTGATAAAGAAGTAAGAGATTATGTATTTAAAAAGTATGAATAG
- a CDS encoding phosphatidate cytidylyltransferase — protein sequence MKSNNRYLGALIIAPILIFIFLGGVYLKYFTILISMIGMYEFYKTMKVKDFNPIWPVGYGLLICYYLINADIEKLVYLLIIALIILFCIPVINTKYTFIDVSLTILGFLYVGVFFSFIYLINAMPNGKFLVWLIFLASWLCDTVAYYTGKYLGKRKLCPKVSPKKTIAGSIGGLFGSTLALSVYGYYINSFIHNIPFYHYIIIGLLCGVFCQFGDLIASSIKRYVGIKDYSNLIPGHGGILDRFDSILFASTIIYMYLHLVLSI from the coding sequence ATGAAATCGAATAACAGATATCTAGGTGCATTGATAATTGCCCCAATATTAATTTTTATATTTCTTGGTGGAGTATATTTGAAGTACTTCACGATCTTAATTTCAATGATTGGTATGTATGAATTTTATAAAACAATGAAAGTTAAAGATTTTAATCCAATATGGCCAGTTGGATACGGTCTTCTAATTTGCTATTACCTTATAAACGCAGATATAGAAAAGCTAGTGTATCTGCTGATAATAGCACTAATTATTTTATTTTGTATACCGGTTATTAATACGAAATATACTTTTATAGATGTTTCATTAACTATTCTAGGATTTCTATATGTAGGCGTCTTTTTCAGTTTTATTTACCTGATAAATGCTATGCCTAATGGTAAGTTTTTAGTATGGTTAATATTCTTAGCATCATGGCTTTGTGATACAGTAGCTTATTATACTGGAAAATATTTAGGAAAAAGAAAGCTTTGCCCTAAAGTAAGTCCTAAGAAAACCATTGCTGGTTCTATCGGTGGATTATTTGGTAGCACTTTAGCTTTATCAGTTTATGGATACTACATAAACTCTTTTATACATAACATACCTTTTTATCATTATATAATAATAGGGTTATTATGTGGAGTGTTCTGCCAATTTGGAGATTTAATAGCATCTTCTATAAAAAGATATGTAGGTATAAAAGATTATAGCAATCTTATACCAGGTCACGGTGGAATACTTGATAGATTTGATAGTATATTATTCGCTTCAACTATAATATATATGTATCTTCACCTTGTATTATCTATATAA
- a CDS encoding ribosomal L7Ae/L30e/S12e/Gadd45 family protein gives MVNKFLQFLGLVKKSGNLIEGYNRCEEILKKKKIYLFIFSTELSPKSKDMFMRYCIEKNIPTIDVFSKEDLGLSLGRSEINVLAVTEENMAKKLIQIQENI, from the coding sequence ATGGTTAATAAGTTTCTTCAATTTTTAGGACTAGTAAAAAAATCCGGGAACTTAATTGAAGGTTACAATAGATGTGAAGAAATATTAAAGAAGAAAAAGATTTATTTGTTTATATTCTCAACTGAGCTTTCACCTAAAAGTAAGGATATGTTTATGCGATATTGCATAGAAAAAAATATCCCTACCATTGATGTTTTCTCTAAAGAAGACTTAGGACTTAGCTTAGGAAGAAGTGAAATTAATGTTTTAGCTGTTACAGAAGAAAATATGGCTAAGAAATTAATTCAGATTCAGGAGAATATTTGA
- the rnpM gene encoding RNase P modulator RnpM: MKPKKIPMRMCTGCMEMKPKKELIRIVKSPEGVVSVDLTGKKSGRGAYICKSVECLDKAFKAKRLNKNLETTIDENIYNNLKDEIVNG, from the coding sequence ATGAAACCAAAAAAAATTCCAATGAGAATGTGCACAGGTTGCATGGAAATGAAACCAAAAAAAGAACTCATAAGGATTGTTAAAAGTCCTGAGGGCGTTGTATCAGTTGATTTGACAGGTAAAAAGTCCGGTAGAGGAGCTTATATCTGTAAAAGTGTTGAATGCTTAGATAAAGCATTTAAAGCAAAAAGACTTAATAAAAATCTTGAAACAACAATCGATGAGAATATTTATAATAACTTAAAGGATGAAATTGTAAATGGTTAA
- a CDS encoding AI-2E family transporter, whose amino-acid sequence MLKEYAKLIQLLILLIIILLVSYIVKNYFNPFLYIVVLYLLAKPSQKFFSKVTKSFKLSAAFSIIVLNLLLFIMIFYLSNNIILLFQKYIVLNIDKLRSFYGDFINLITVSGSGDILNKGSNLIDSSIIRKGAAYTSESIVSYVIANICVYFLMVDEVVLKKAFYSFLPTSVINNIGKSILKLKKLAAIEIMLALISTIETLIGFIFFKVPEPFLLAIICGMLDVLPYVGTIIVFIPLIIYNIVLKEYFIAFGLVVLYILIQINREILETKFIGDKLDIHPILALISIYIGINLFGIIGIISGPLYILLAKNIIISSTQEDFT is encoded by the coding sequence ATGTTAAAAGAATACGCTAAGTTAATTCAGTTACTAATTTTATTGATTATAATTTTACTAGTGTCATATATAGTTAAAAACTATTTTAATCCATTTTTATATATTGTTGTTTTATATCTACTCGCAAAACCTTCACAAAAATTTTTTTCGAAAGTTACAAAATCATTTAAATTATCGGCAGCTTTTAGTATAATTGTATTAAATTTGCTTTTGTTTATTATGATATTTTATTTAAGTAACAATATAATTCTGCTTTTTCAAAAATATATTGTTTTAAATATAGACAAGCTACGATCCTTTTATGGTGATTTTATTAATTTAATTACAGTAAGCGGTAGTGGTGATATATTAAATAAGGGAAGCAACCTGATTGACAGTTCAATTATAAGAAAAGGTGCTGCATATACATCTGAAAGTATTGTATCTTATGTTATTGCTAACATTTGTGTTTACTTTTTGATGGTAGATGAGGTTGTATTAAAGAAAGCTTTTTATTCATTTTTGCCAACCTCAGTAATTAATAATATAGGTAAGTCTATTTTAAAATTAAAAAAGCTAGCTGCTATTGAAATAATGCTTGCATTAATTAGTACTATAGAAACATTAATTGGTTTTATTTTTTTCAAAGTGCCAGAACCATTTTTGTTAGCAATTATATGTGGAATGCTTGATGTACTTCCTTATGTAGGAACAATTATTGTATTTATTCCACTAATAATATACAATATTGTATTAAAGGAGTATTTCATAGCCTTTGGATTGGTGGTATTATACATTCTAATTCAAATAAATAGAGAAATTCTTGAAACTAAATTTATTGGAGATAAGCTAGATATTCATCCTATACTTGCTCTTATCTCAATATATATAGGAATTAACCTATTTGGAATAATAGGTATCATATCAGGACCACTATATATACTTCTAGCTAAAAATATAATAATCAGTTCAACTCAGGAGGATTTTACATGA